Within Citrus sinensis cultivar Valencia sweet orange chromosome 1, DVS_A1.0, whole genome shotgun sequence, the genomic segment TCCCACctatttgtttcatttaaaGTTTACTTACAATGTTCTTTAACCACTAGACTTAGTTACATATCCTTTAACAACTAGACTGTATTTCTCAAACAAAAGCTCTAAGATGGCATACCGctgattttagatttaaagtaaaattttaaagactTGAAAGAGCATTTCAATTTAAAGATTTAGAAAGTACCCATATCTAAAGACTGAATGCTCATTGTGAACATAATACTTTCCAGATGCTTAAccattccccccccccccccccccccccaccctcCAAGTGCCTGGGATCCTTCTAGGGTTTTAGTGCCTAGAGATTTAGCAAAAGAGTTGTTTGGTTCTAATGAAATTGCCATTTCCCACTTATTGCCAGTACCTTATTTCTCCAATTTTTTGGGTTAGCAAAAATTTTGGTTATCAATCTGTCTTTATCTTTATATCTGTGAGAAATATAATACACATGATCTGCATAATGTTTCACAAAGTAAAGTCTCCGAAATTAATTGAAGCCTATATTCTTTCCATGCAAGTGGTTAAAAGCAAGAAATCGCACCAAAATTCTATAACCACTCGGGCAAAGTTGGACTAAAGccaaattataaaagttaaaaaaccTTCAAATAAAAAGGGTGAAGGGGAATCTTTAGCCTACTAGCACATATGCTGTAGGAATTTTAACATTGTTGGAGTCGAAACATTAAAACCCAACATCTTTTGATTGATCTATTGAAATTAGGAGACACCCCTTGGAAAGGCATCCTTAAACTTTTCCCTAAggttttttaagtttttgaaatttttctttctctaaatAAGATACATGTAATTGATTTATCCATCAAACCAAAATCCCCAaagcaataaaaaaacataGGACAAAATTTCTTACTTGAATATCATCGATTGAAGATAAACAAGTAGAGAACTTTAGactagaaaaatatatttgccGCCTAAGAATATAATGAAAGAGATGAATCTATATCTTTTGAAAGTACAAAACtgttctttaaagaaaatcagagGAGAACTAAAGGAGGGATAATATATTTACTACACCTAGGCAGGTGCTAAGAGCCTTGTTAAAGTCTTAATgagattttgtttaatatcaAGGCAGGTGCTAAGAGCTTTAGTAGGACTTAAAAATACATTAAGAGCTCTAATAAAGTCTAATGACTTGAGCAGGTGCAAAGAAAATTGGATAccaaagttaataattaagtcaagagataaaacaatatatataactgCACTATAAGCGGCAAGTTTGGAAAACATGAACAAGTGAAAAACAATTCAAGAgataaaacaagaaagaaaccaaagaaaaaagaaagcgAAGAAGCCAAGAAAGCAAAactaagaagaaaaagaagagcaGTAAGAAGCGAGCTATTGAAGCCAATAAACAAACAAGCACAAGTATTTCAGCTTTTTAGACTGATCCAAGTACTTGTTGTACAAGAAAATTGCTCAAATTTATTGTCACAACAAGCAGAGTTAAACAGCACCCCAGGGATCAAGATTAGAAAGTAAGCATACAATAACAGTTAGAAAAGAAAGCTGCTTTATGATTTTTACATCTCACCTCTCCGAAACCAAACTAATGATAAGAGGAAAacacatttgaaaaaaatgaaagaaagaaagaaaagcacAGTGACTAACCTGTTACCCTCACAGGTAGGGCAAAGACAAGGATTGATGAAAACAGGGTCGTACAAAGGCGACCACTCAATAGTTGCATTTCCTTTGCATAACTTGCAAATATAAAACCCTTTTCCTTTACAAACCCCACAAGGCATCGCAAACTTTTTCtacaaatatacaaaatagaaataacaataagtataaaaaaaatatggaagAAAATATGACTGAAGAGAAGAGGCGCTTCCTGCTTTTACCCGTTTTGCTTCACTGGCAGCACGAAGTGCCCCCAGAGTGATAGTGGAAGCCACATTGAGGGTGACAAATCCACCAAAGATTATTGCAGCAGTTGCGCCTAAGAAGCCAACCTGCTTCAGTATCATCGTTGCCCTTTGATTTCTCACAGGACTTTCCTCAAACAGCTGCAGTGCACGATACTTCGGTTTGGACTTTGGGTTAGCCCCTTAGCACTCCCGGTTTTGTCTCTCCCGAGCTTCCGGCAATAAAGCAACGCAACGTCTTTTGTAGTTTATCCTATCCAGGCTAATATCATCTTGGTCCCTAGattttggaaaaaagaaaatgaaagacgCATTTATGTTCTTACTCCGATTCTTGCCGctagaaagtgaaattcacaaaaaaaaaatccttatcaaaatcaacaatttactttatttttaggatttattAGTTTCAAAACATTCATTGATATCTTTATTTACGATTTTGTTTAGGTTTAGAGAGCCAAACGTtggtaattataatttaacaaatcaattatttaactttcattataaataaatttatataaatatttatctaTTTCAATTTGACTAATGATAATTAAATCTCCCCACACATAGATCACACCCATGTGAGCTGTGTTTAATATCATACATCTTATTTTCAGTCTAaaacttttatcttttaccAATTGAACTAACTAGCTTCcactaaaattcaaaatgtaaGTATATGTAATTTGCTTAAAATTtagagaactaaaaattactaaagttttttttaactaaatcgGTGATTCAGTCACCCTCATTTCCTCatattttatagttttttattctttaagaGGTATAATCTTTTAATAGAACACACACACtcaactcattttttttatatttaccaAAAGAAACTATAGGCAACACGTCCTCTTACTGAAGGTACATAAATACtgctaaaatttgtttaactaaatcaatgatttttttttccatttaggGACTTGTTTGCTTCAAAATTGTCATGGTAAACTAGCTTCCAAAAAGTTGAATGTTTTCTTGGTTAATGTTCTTTTACAGAAAAATGTAGGGACCCAGATGTTATCATGTTCTGGTGTTTATCCAAAATGATATTTGTCTGAGTCAAACCCGAAACGGGCCTAAATGACGTCGTGtcgtttatttgtttttttttttttcatttctctgtAAAACGGCACCGTTTATTTCTTCCTCTTCGTTTTACCACACAACCCGACACATCACCCAATTGTAGAACCCAAAAGCAACgagatgaataaataatatgcgTGTGTTTTCATTCTCTGCGACAGTTACAGCCATTCACAAAGCATCacaattaatatatgtgtgtgttttaacaaattatttagGATTGCTAAGATGTGGCTAGAGCTGTAGATGGAGTTGAATAAATTATCTACACCCTGATCTTAAGCGTGGGAATTTTAccgatgaagaagatgaactCATTATCAAGCTTCATAGTTTGCTTGAaaacaagtaattaattaagcttCTTCTctcgtttttctttttaaattttttatttgtttaggggtgggttaattttaattattagatccaaaaaaactctttttttttttgggtgggggTGTTTTGAATTTGTGTAATGTGTAAGTGGTTGTTGATAGCTGGAAGATTACCAGTAAGAACAGACaatgaaataaagaattacTGAAATACCCACATCAAGCAGAAGCTACTTAACCATGGCCTTTACCCTCAAACTCACCATCCCCTCAACCAAATTCATAACcataataatttcaacaaatacactattaataataatggagAAATAATACATAGCAGCACCCATTATCAAGAAAATCTCTCAACTTAGAGCTATCCAGTGGACTTGCTTCTTCTGATTCTGTGGACTCAAAACCTCTACAGCAACGACAACAGCCGCAGCAGCAGAAGCAAGTTGTTGATTACAATAAGTTTTTTTGAAGTGAAGCAAGCAGTTTGTTTGTGTTGGCAACTTGGTTTTGGGAGAAGTGAAAGTAATAATTGTACTCAAAATTCTAGTGTGGTGAAacgaagaggaagagaaagcagCTGGGTTTTGTAGTTGCTTTTGCCTTATCTAAGCCAAACGGTGTCGTTTACAGAAGATTGATGAAATGTCGACAGCCGTCTTAGGATTTGCCCGGGGCAAACATCCGTGTGCACTGTAGAGTGTTTATTCCTTTCAGTAGCAAGACTGGTGGGGCCAGATAGTGAACAGTTTGACTTGATTCTAACCCACGCGCTTAGATCATGTGGATTCGCCAAACCTACGAAACGGCGCcgacttaaaaaaattaacaattcatttcaaaattcaaaaaaaaaaaaatattaacgaACCCCAAACCTTACACGTCAGCAATAATCGAGAAACGCCTATATATACCTGCATCACCGTCGTTTATCTGCTTCTCTCTCTCGCATGAGCTGAACGAACCCTAGAAAAGGctgctctctctctccttctctctgtgttaaaatgattttaattaatcactTCTAAGTCTTCAAATCTGATTAATTGGAATCATAAGTTACCGTCAATTAATCAAATCGGACGATTCGGAGTTGCTGGTAATTATCTAAATAGCGCtatcatcttttttcttttgtgaaCTTTTGACCTATCCTCGTGTCATCTTACAGCCGGATCTTCCCGATTTCTGTGTATATCGATTCAATAGTACGATGGAGTTggttttttttacttttgattggcttcatttcttaaattttccctttttttcatttgcttggataattttttgttgcagCGGGTGAATTGGCGGTTGTTAGGTTACTCTAGAGCTGgatttttgtgattttgattttggttaaacaagtttaaattattgttaaaacaaACAACGCGTCTATTCATTTTGATgcatatttgtattttttacaATGTAAATTTTGTGATTGAATTGCCTTCTCTTTAAAGTTATCAGTAGATAACTAATTTTCTGTGTCGGAAAGGCAAATTGGAGTATACAGGCAGGGATGgtttttttcatcttcattagCTCCTAATGTTGTTGCCTGAATTCATTGCTGATCTTAAATGTCCTAGCAAGTGAAAAAGTTGGAAGAATACTGGAAACTAAGTTTTATGGTAGTGTGACTTagtaatgaatttatttatccGATGCATTTTCTTGAGGTAAATGCATATAGCAGAAGAAGATATTAAGTTTCTAGCGTTGGAGTTTCAATTGTATGGCAGCAAAAATTGTGTGTGTTAAGATATCGGCTCATGAGCTGTAAGATAGTGCTCCCTAGAGGTAGATTGATCAAAAAGATTTGTCCGATCAACTTCAAGTGGTTTGGCGTGTAGACTTGTTAAGTTCTGTAGCTACTTTGCTTGATTTCCATATGCTAATGTGCGATTTGGCAGGCTTTTGTAATCATTCGTTTGAATGATAGAAGTCTAAAAACGGAAAATGGATCTTTCTTGGATCATGAGTTTAAGTCGTGGTGACTCCGAATGCAAAGGAATGATAttgatttaaatatgagaGAGCTCATTTAGATTGTGGTCCAGGATGGTGCTGTGAAAATCTTATTATGTGGACTTTTCCAATGCAGATCATGCTTGTTATTGGGATTCACCAACAATGTTTTGGTACTAAAAACTGGTAACTTGATTTACCAGTTCTTTCTCCGTCTTGCCAATGCTTTAGGGCTTTTATGTTGATAGTAATATCCAATTCCCGTGGTTTTGATTCCTCCAAAAAGGATTATCTCATGGGGCATTTAGCAAGGGTTTGCATCTGGCTCATTGTACTTGTGTAGAATGTTTACAtcattttgttcattttataTTGCTTTGGGTAACTGTTCCATTTATGAGAGAAATTGAAttcaatcatttttctttgagTATATGTGTTCTACAATAATGTGATAGCATATGATATTCCAGTGTTCTTATGAATCCATTTCTGTTCTGCTACAATACCTTTCATATCTATTGATGAATCTTAGCTACTATAGCTTGTGCAACTACTTATGTTTTTGTGGTCTTTTGTGGCTCCAATCCTTCAGTTGCTGCTTTGTGAGAGTTGCCAGACTTTAGTGTTTGTGTATGTATATTTGAGACTTCAACATGCCAAAGGATAGAAGGG encodes:
- the LOC102616198 gene encoding protein BUNDLE SHEATH DEFECTIVE 2, chloroplastic isoform X1: MILKQVGFLGATAAIIFGGFVTLNVASTITLGALRAASEAKRKKFAMPCGVCKGKGFYICKLCKGNATIEWSPLYDPVFINPCLCPTCEGNRVQRCLNCLGKGFD
- the LOC102616198 gene encoding uncharacterized protein LOC102616198 isoform X2 produces the protein MILKQVGFLGATAAIIFGGFVTLNVASTITLGALRAASEAKRKKFAMPCGVCKGKGFYICKLCKGNATIEWSPLYDPVFINPCLCPTCEGNRGT